In Aliamphritea ceti, a single window of DNA contains:
- a CDS encoding DNA/RNA non-specific endonuclease has protein sequence MKYPLLLAATALCSTAVSAEILSVHCPTGCPQNPAANDMIFNHLYAMSNNPKTKFADWVAYEVDVVNFGASPGRDWATDPLLDENETLEAKDYTGARNSELEADRGHQAPLASFAGSRYWSELNYLSNITPQDKHLNQGPWKALEDAVRSGVSYGKSLYVITGPLYEQSMPALPKADETHQVPSGYFKLVYNMKGEAAGFIMQQSAGRKDDFCASAVSFAKIQSDTQYELPVLKDSSVIAKRLGC, from the coding sequence ATGAAATATCCGTTGCTTCTGGCTGCCACTGCTCTTTGCAGCACGGCAGTATCCGCTGAAATTCTGTCTGTTCACTGCCCGACGGGTTGTCCGCAAAACCCTGCCGCTAACGATATGATATTCAATCACTTATATGCCATGTCGAATAACCCGAAAACCAAGTTTGCGGATTGGGTTGCATATGAAGTGGACGTGGTGAATTTCGGTGCGTCTCCAGGTCGTGACTGGGCTACTGATCCCTTGCTGGATGAAAATGAGACCTTAGAAGCGAAAGATTATACTGGTGCCCGGAACAGCGAGTTAGAAGCAGACCGTGGTCATCAGGCACCGCTGGCATCCTTTGCTGGTTCCCGCTACTGGTCAGAACTGAATTATCTGAGCAACATTACACCGCAGGATAAACATCTGAACCAGGGGCCGTGGAAAGCACTGGAGGATGCCGTTCGTTCAGGAGTAAGTTACGGTAAGTCTTTATATGTAATTACCGGGCCTCTGTACGAACAGAGCATGCCAGCATTGCCAAAAGCTGACGAAACGCATCAGGTGCCCTCCGGCTATTTTAAGCTGGTTTACAACATGAAAGGCGAGGCCGCTGGCTTCATTATGCAACAGAGTGCAGGCCGTAAAGATGACTTCTGCGCCAGTGCTGTCAGTTTTGCAAAAATACAATCAGATACCCAGTATGAATTACCGGTTCTTAAGGATTCATCTGTAATTGCGAAACGGCTGGGGTGCTAA
- a CDS encoding DUF1924 domain-containing protein encodes MMTANRLSLTFGCIGMLLIGSSVFAAPADDLLAKYQAQGISIVNADAGKKLWFKGFSGRSCTSCHGETLAATGKHARTGKRIEPMAPSLNTERLTDVAKIEKWFLRNCKWTLKRECSLQEKADVLAWLKEQ; translated from the coding sequence ATGATGACTGCAAACCGTTTAAGTTTAACTTTTGGTTGTATCGGTATGTTGTTAATAGGTAGCAGTGTGTTTGCTGCACCGGCCGATGACTTGCTGGCAAAATATCAGGCTCAGGGAATCAGTATCGTTAACGCTGACGCGGGTAAAAAGCTTTGGTTTAAGGGTTTTTCCGGCCGCAGTTGTACCAGCTGTCACGGCGAAACTCTCGCTGCAACAGGTAAACATGCGCGGACAGGCAAACGTATTGAGCCAATGGCGCCATCACTTAATACTGAGCGGTTAACGGATGTGGCAAAGATTGAAAAGTGGTTTTTGCGTAACTGTAAGTGGACGCTTAAACGTGAGTGCAGCCTGCAGGAAAAAGCAGATGTGCTTGCCTGGTTAAAGGAGCAATAA
- a CDS encoding LysR family transcriptional regulator, producing the protein MDLLKAMQTFRMVVEQQSFSAAARELNLVTSAVSRQVNDLEEHFGCKLLQRTTRSMTLTEEGREYLTGFSDILDRLSDLQDDMTERQKIVAGQLRITSPSHSAAFGLQPVVSTFIQQHPQVKLSWLIVNRFVNLVEEGVDLAIRVGELPDSGLVARQIGTMQVYCVAHPDYLHKHGEPESPQQLTNHQCILDSSNRQPGRWRFQLNNTPRYVSVNSSLDTSSGQLAADFAADGLGIALLPDFMLREHMLAGRLVRILRDYELPAAKVSVVYPANRVMKASLRALIDFLVETGLPDNRITKTD; encoded by the coding sequence ATGGATCTGTTAAAGGCAATGCAGACATTTCGAATGGTGGTTGAGCAACAGAGCTTTTCTGCCGCTGCGAGGGAACTGAATCTGGTCACTTCGGCTGTCAGCCGTCAAGTAAACGATCTGGAGGAGCATTTTGGCTGCAAGTTATTGCAGAGAACCACGCGGTCGATGACGTTAACTGAAGAAGGGCGGGAATATCTGACAGGATTTAGCGATATTCTGGATCGCTTATCAGATTTGCAGGACGATATGACTGAGCGTCAAAAGATAGTTGCAGGTCAGTTACGGATTACGTCACCTTCTCATTCTGCAGCATTTGGCTTACAACCTGTAGTAAGTACTTTTATTCAGCAGCATCCGCAGGTGAAGTTGTCATGGTTAATTGTGAATCGCTTTGTCAATCTGGTTGAAGAGGGCGTTGACCTTGCTATACGAGTTGGGGAGTTGCCTGACTCGGGTTTAGTTGCACGTCAGATAGGAACAATGCAGGTTTATTGTGTGGCTCATCCGGATTATCTTCATAAGCATGGGGAACCGGAAAGCCCTCAACAACTGACGAATCATCAGTGTATTCTTGATAGTTCGAATCGTCAGCCTGGGCGTTGGCGGTTTCAACTGAATAATACGCCGCGTTACGTGAGTGTGAATTCTTCGTTGGATACAAGCAGTGGTCAGTTGGCTGCGGATTTTGCTGCCGATGGTCTGGGCATTGCTCTGCTGCCGGACTTTATGCTGCGAGAACATATGCTTGCTGGGCGCTTGGTCAGAATTTTGCGAGATTATGAGTTACCTGCAGCCAAAGTTTCGGTGGTTTATCCGGCCAACCGGGTGATGAAAGCATCGTTGCGAGCGCTGATCGACTTTTTGGTTGAGACCGGTTTGCCCGATAACCGTATAACCAAAACGGATTAA
- a CDS encoding GNAT family N-acetyltransferase: MRDSDSFNLKVDDEIQLELVAAEMAPVFQRLVTDNYEPLARWMQWPRYCKTVDDFSHFIARERQNYRDGSRMSLAIVYRGLIVGTASFNVIDREVQRTDIGYWLIPDYQGLGIVTRACKAMLNYAFEQLDVSKVQITVAEDNLPSRAVCERLGMQLEGIISHSEKIGERILNHAIYAAFKASEDIAAN, encoded by the coding sequence ATGCGGGACAGTGATTCTTTCAATCTGAAGGTTGATGATGAAATTCAGCTGGAACTGGTTGCGGCAGAAATGGCGCCTGTGTTTCAGCGACTGGTTACAGATAACTATGAGCCGCTAGCCCGTTGGATGCAGTGGCCCAGGTATTGTAAAACTGTTGATGATTTCAGTCATTTTATTGCCAGAGAACGTCAAAACTACCGTGATGGCTCCCGTATGTCGCTGGCTATTGTTTACCGTGGACTGATAGTCGGCACGGCGTCATTTAATGTTATTGACAGAGAAGTACAGCGGACGGATATAGGTTACTGGCTAATACCTGATTATCAGGGTCTTGGCATAGTTACCCGTGCCTGTAAGGCAATGCTGAACTATGCCTTTGAACAACTGGATGTCAGTAAAGTACAGATCACCGTTGCTGAAGATAATCTGCCTAGCCGGGCTGTGTGTGAACGTTTAGGTATGCAGTTGGAAGGGATTATCAGCCACAGTGAAAAAATCGGCGAGCGGATTCTGAATCATGCGATTTATGCGGCGTTTAAGGCTTCCGAAGATATTGCAGCTAATTAG
- a CDS encoding short chain dehydrogenase, giving the protein MKILLIGATGTIGKAVADKLAAEHQIIRAGYSDGDVRVDLGNSDNIRSMFKTTGKVDAIISTAGLASFAPLQQLQDSDYQLALNNKLMGQINLIRIGSEYVSDGGSVTLTSGVLSKEPIPGSASIAMANGALESFVLAAALEETRINLNVVAPAFVKETMEMMGMDSSTGISAADTASAYAEALNSHHGETLDVRDHI; this is encoded by the coding sequence ATGAAAATTCTACTTATTGGCGCAACAGGTACCATTGGCAAAGCAGTTGCTGACAAACTGGCAGCTGAACATCAGATCATTCGCGCGGGCTATAGCGATGGTGATGTCCGTGTCGATCTGGGAAATTCAGACAACATTCGCAGCATGTTCAAAACCACAGGCAAAGTGGACGCGATTATATCTACGGCAGGCCTTGCCAGCTTTGCACCCCTGCAACAACTGCAGGACAGTGACTACCAGTTGGCGTTAAACAATAAACTCATGGGGCAGATCAACCTGATCAGAATCGGTAGTGAATATGTGTCCGACGGCGGATCAGTTACGCTGACATCTGGCGTATTATCTAAAGAACCGATTCCTGGCAGTGCCAGTATTGCGATGGCCAACGGCGCTTTAGAAAGCTTTGTGCTGGCAGCAGCTCTGGAAGAAACCCGGATCAACCTGAACGTAGTAGCACCAGCCTTCGTAAAAGAAACCATGGAAATGATGGGTATGGACAGCAGCACAGGTATCAGTGCTGCGGACACAGCCAGCGCTTACGCTGAAGCACTGAACAGTCACCACGGGGAAACGTTAGACGTACGTGACCATATCTGA
- a CDS encoding sterol desaturase family protein — protein MLIYSSLLTGTIDLTFKLIANSDVLTVLTSQTGTNYSVTVAALYMLMMVLVLDFVSFFIHMLQHRIPFLWEFHKVHHSAEVMHPLTNYREHPVDNIVYALTNGTTAGIFMGLSYALLGYLPSMPVLLGVPILIFMFNLLGYNLRHSHIWLRWPGKLAMVFGSPAHHQIHHSCHPDHIDKNFAFVFPIWDVLFKTYEVPQTNKDVHFGISRTKPNIYTSCMGLYLLPFKFAFKPVLRCLKPAPNKATDKKTGDSH, from the coding sequence TTGCTGATTTATTCCAGCTTGCTCACCGGCACTATTGACCTAACTTTCAAACTGATTGCCAATAGTGACGTATTAACGGTTCTCACCAGCCAGACCGGAACTAACTACTCAGTGACAGTCGCTGCTCTCTACATGCTTATGATGGTGCTGGTTCTGGATTTTGTATCTTTCTTCATTCATATGCTGCAACACCGAATTCCGTTTTTGTGGGAATTTCATAAAGTACACCACAGTGCTGAAGTCATGCATCCACTCACTAATTATCGCGAGCACCCGGTTGATAACATCGTGTATGCACTGACGAATGGTACGACTGCCGGTATATTTATGGGGCTGAGTTATGCGTTATTAGGCTATCTGCCCAGCATGCCGGTATTACTCGGCGTGCCTATCCTGATATTCATGTTTAACTTACTGGGATATAACCTGCGGCATTCACATATATGGCTACGCTGGCCCGGTAAACTGGCCATGGTGTTTGGCTCCCCGGCCCATCATCAGATTCACCATAGCTGCCACCCTGATCACATCGACAAAAACTTTGCCTTCGTGTTTCCTATCTGGGATGTACTGTTCAAAACCTATGAAGTGCCACAGACAAACAAAGACGTGCATTTTGGGATTAGCCGGACGAAACCTAATATCTACACCAGCTGTATGGGACTGTATCTGCTACCGTTTAAGTTTGCATTTAAGCCTGTTTTACGATGCTTAAAGCCAGCCCCTAACAAAGCAACAGACAAGAAAACCGGTGATTCACACTAA
- a CDS encoding helix-turn-helix domain-containing protein: MSQSALSENIRLLCSYGHSVSDICRRAKINRQQFSKYLNGHAEPSLASLRKICDFFGVEEHEIMLDVKAFREIIRLRPPRFNQRKNRFQRIVEDLTASEHTTSGFFERHEGYYHAYIVPDSAQQHCIRSLSRIYQEDGKWLAKTIERHMDEVYMLPATLKYSGIVMEGCNRIAIYEREKGQGRSLNATFLYPSEHGEPRYLPGLLVGFSAEGSQQISCIRTVWQYLGKQPDLRLALKKCGVVDRNTEQLPAFVEQGIGNDMTDTERLFSPRF; this comes from the coding sequence ATGTCTCAATCTGCACTGTCCGAAAACATCCGCCTGCTTTGCAGTTACGGACATTCAGTTTCCGATATTTGCCGGCGGGCAAAAATTAATCGTCAGCAGTTCAGTAAATACCTCAATGGCCACGCAGAGCCTTCCCTGGCAAGCTTACGCAAAATTTGTGATTTCTTTGGTGTTGAAGAGCATGAAATAATGTTGGATGTGAAAGCATTTCGAGAGATTATCCGCTTACGACCCCCTCGTTTTAACCAACGAAAGAACCGCTTTCAGCGTATTGTTGAAGACCTGACTGCCAGCGAGCACACAACCTCAGGATTTTTTGAGCGCCATGAAGGCTATTATCATGCCTACATCGTGCCGGACTCTGCTCAGCAACATTGCATCCGTTCTTTATCACGTATTTATCAGGAAGACGGAAAATGGCTGGCGAAAACTATTGAGCGGCATATGGACGAAGTCTATATGCTGCCTGCAACACTAAAATATTCAGGAATCGTCATGGAAGGCTGCAACCGTATTGCCATCTATGAGCGGGAAAAGGGCCAGGGACGTAGCCTAAACGCAACCTTCCTATACCCTTCGGAGCATGGTGAGCCCCGTTATTTACCGGGGCTACTGGTTGGTTTTTCAGCCGAAGGCTCCCAGCAGATTAGCTGTATACGTACCGTCTGGCAGTACCTTGGTAAACAGCCGGACCTACGTCTGGCACTCAAAAAATGCGGTGTAGTCGACCGTAATACAGAACAGTTACCCGCCTTTGTTGAGCAAGGCATTGGCAATGATATGACCGATACTGAGCGGCTATTTTCACCGCGGTTTTAA
- a CDS encoding diheme cytochrome c codes for MMQHLYSRGRWLVASGLLLSGMYFGISALSTAATASEKNSVAMQSPVPAGYERACGECHMAYPPVLLPVKSWERLMSQLDNHFDENAELLPEEHVKVDKYLISNAGYEGQGLLQNMQEKAPLRITLLPEYLHEHDELKKEMTTENPQVVSLSNCDACHQDSVLARFEEDMINIPGFGPWED; via the coding sequence ATGATGCAGCACCTGTATTCCCGTGGGCGCTGGCTAGTGGCCAGTGGCTTGTTATTGAGCGGTATGTACTTTGGTATCAGTGCATTGAGTACCGCCGCAACAGCATCTGAAAAGAATAGCGTCGCAATGCAAAGTCCTGTTCCAGCTGGTTATGAGCGTGCTTGTGGTGAATGTCATATGGCTTATCCGCCAGTGCTTTTACCGGTCAAGAGCTGGGAACGCCTTATGTCTCAGCTGGACAATCACTTTGATGAGAATGCTGAACTGTTGCCGGAGGAGCACGTCAAAGTTGATAAATATCTGATCAGTAATGCTGGTTATGAAGGCCAGGGATTACTGCAGAATATGCAGGAGAAGGCGCCTCTGAGAATTACTCTGTTGCCTGAGTATTTACATGAACATGACGAACTGAAGAAAGAAATGACAACCGAAAATCCGCAAGTTGTCAGTCTGAGTAACTGCGATGCCTGTCATCAGGACAGTGTTCTGGCCCGTTTCGAAGAAGATATGATTAACATTCCTGGCTTTGGTCCCTGGGAGGACTGA
- a CDS encoding cytochrome b/b6 domain-containing protein, translating to MRDLSATRAHYTSSNAQPAEGVKVWDVLIRMFHWSLVILFFTAYLSEDSQETVHFYAGYGVAFLIVFRLLWGFIGTRHARFRNFVTSFSDVKSYLKSLLSQRAKHYSGHNPAGGWMVVTLLLTLGLLSVSGLLMAAGEGSGPLTNFYTAGHWLFAESWLEPVHEFSANFMISLIVIHVAGVVVSSVLHKENLIKAMLTGKKKH from the coding sequence ATGCGAGACCTTTCAGCTACACGCGCACACTATACATCTTCAAATGCTCAGCCTGCGGAAGGCGTTAAGGTATGGGATGTGCTTATCCGGATGTTTCACTGGTCACTGGTGATTCTGTTTTTTACTGCATACTTATCTGAAGACAGTCAGGAAACTGTGCATTTTTACGCCGGTTACGGCGTTGCTTTTTTAATTGTATTCCGTTTGTTATGGGGCTTTATTGGCACCCGTCATGCGCGATTCAGAAACTTTGTTACCTCTTTCTCAGACGTTAAATCTTATCTTAAGAGCTTGTTATCCCAACGGGCAAAACATTACTCCGGCCACAATCCCGCGGGTGGCTGGATGGTGGTTACTTTACTGTTAACGCTCGGTTTGCTGAGTGTGTCCGGCTTACTGATGGCTGCTGGTGAAGGTTCAGGTCCGTTAACTAATTTTTATACCGCAGGTCACTGGTTGTTTGCAGAATCCTGGCTGGAACCTGTTCATGAGTTTTCTGCAAATTTTATGATTTCACTGATTGTCATTCATGTGGCTGGGGTGGTGGTGAGTTCTGTTTTGCATAAAGAGAATCTTATTAAAGCCATGCTAACCGGTAAGAAAAAACACTGA
- a CDS encoding glutamine synthetase family protein, with product MSADSSSKSPYSHELAWLTANPQVKHLTAAVTDLNGVLRGKRLPVAQAEKILSGSLRMPPSSLSSDIWGGDIEDNQYADLTGDGDGICQYTGRGLLPVNWTAAPHAFIPLWMTDEQGEPFAGDPRGALASVQQAYAEQGLTPVVATELEFYLYSLEDGQPVAPYTPDKHRQFDTSGLLSIDEMDQMEELFNKIYAACEEQGIPADAAISEGGAGQYEINLNHLADPLKAADNTVLFKRIIKGVARQMGYGATFMAKPYGDRAGNSMHVHFSVIDADGNNIFNDGGEKGTDSLLHAVGGLLEALPQLTLIFAPHYNSYRRLRPHSLAPTNVTWGYENRTAAIRIPGGAPVARRIEQRAAGADANPYLVLAAHLGAALQGMQQKLDPGKPVEGWNYEAEAPRIPTEWANAIDMFEQGEMARKIFHPALHKQFVSLKRHEQVIFKQRVSEFEYASYLEDV from the coding sequence ATGTCTGCTGATTCTTCTTCAAAATCGCCTTATAGCCATGAACTGGCCTGGTTAACTGCGAACCCTCAGGTGAAGCACTTAACTGCTGCGGTGACAGATCTTAATGGCGTTTTAAGGGGAAAGCGTTTGCCAGTGGCACAGGCTGAAAAGATTCTCAGTGGTAGCTTGCGCATGCCACCATCCAGTTTATCCAGTGATATCTGGGGTGGGGATATAGAAGATAATCAGTATGCAGATTTAACCGGTGATGGCGATGGTATTTGCCAGTACACCGGCCGGGGACTGCTACCGGTTAACTGGACAGCCGCTCCCCATGCGTTTATTCCGCTTTGGATGACTGATGAGCAGGGCGAACCATTTGCAGGTGATCCACGGGGTGCTCTGGCGTCAGTACAGCAAGCATATGCAGAACAAGGCCTGACGCCGGTAGTGGCTACTGAACTGGAGTTCTATCTATACAGCCTGGAAGATGGTCAGCCGGTGGCACCCTATACACCGGACAAACACCGCCAGTTTGATACCAGTGGGCTGTTATCCATCGATGAAATGGATCAGATGGAAGAGCTGTTCAATAAGATATATGCAGCTTGTGAAGAGCAGGGGATTCCTGCGGATGCGGCTATTTCTGAAGGTGGCGCCGGTCAGTATGAGATTAATCTCAATCATTTGGCGGATCCGCTTAAAGCTGCTGACAACACAGTGTTGTTCAAACGCATTATCAAGGGTGTTGCCCGGCAAATGGGCTATGGTGCTACCTTTATGGCTAAACCCTATGGTGACCGGGCCGGTAATAGCATGCATGTGCATTTCAGTGTGATAGATGCCGATGGTAATAACATATTCAACGACGGCGGTGAAAAGGGTACCGACAGTTTGTTACATGCAGTGGGTGGCTTGCTGGAAGCTCTGCCGCAGCTGACGCTTATTTTTGCGCCCCATTACAATTCTTACCGACGCTTGCGGCCACATTCGCTGGCTCCAACGAATGTTACCTGGGGCTATGAAAACCGCACCGCCGCTATTCGTATTCCCGGTGGTGCGCCAGTGGCCCGTCGAATTGAGCAGCGTGCCGCGGGTGCTGACGCAAATCCGTATCTGGTTTTGGCTGCACATTTGGGGGCCGCGTTGCAGGGTATGCAGCAAAAGCTGGATCCCGGTAAGCCAGTTGAAGGCTGGAATTATGAAGCAGAAGCCCCGCGGATTCCTACAGAATGGGCTAACGCCATCGACATGTTTGAGCAGGGTGAAATGGCCCGTAAAATTTTCCACCCGGCATTACATAAACAGTTCGTCAGCCTGAAGCGACATGAGCAGGTGATATTCAAACAACGGGTCTCTGAATTTGAATACGCCAGTTATCTGGAGGATGTTTAA
- a CDS encoding aldo/keto reductase — MTTRHIGSLSVSSIGYGCMSLSHAYGTPPSREYAEQMLNRALDAGYTFLDTAALYGYGANETLVGEMLKGRRQEFVLSSKCGMFRNDAGVREINGRPEMIRKVCEDSLRRLQTDVIDLYYLHRRDPNVPIEESVGALGELVREGKVREVGLSEVSAELLHRAHKEHPIAAVQSEYSLWTRNVEIAVLEACKELGTALVAFSPLARKFLTNTLSGPEQLMEGDFRSNMPRFSPEIYARNLKLLDDYLPLAAEADCTPGQLALAWLLKKAGHIVPIPGTAVLEHLEENIAAVDVTLSDELFDRVDAVINQQTVVGERYPKQAQSEVDTERF; from the coding sequence ATGACTACCCGCCACATCGGTTCGCTATCTGTTTCTTCCATAGGCTATGGCTGCATGAGCCTGTCCCATGCTTACGGTACGCCGCCGTCCCGTGAATATGCGGAGCAGATGTTGAATCGCGCGTTGGATGCCGGCTATACCTTTCTGGATACTGCAGCTTTGTATGGGTATGGCGCTAATGAAACACTGGTTGGGGAAATGCTCAAAGGCCGTCGTCAGGAGTTTGTGCTGTCCAGTAAGTGCGGCATGTTCCGTAACGATGCGGGTGTACGGGAAATTAATGGCCGCCCGGAGATGATCCGTAAAGTTTGTGAAGACAGCCTGCGGCGGTTACAGACAGATGTGATTGATCTGTATTACCTGCACCGTCGGGATCCGAACGTTCCTATTGAAGAAAGTGTGGGTGCGCTGGGTGAGTTAGTCCGTGAAGGTAAGGTTCGTGAAGTGGGGCTATCTGAAGTGTCTGCAGAGCTTTTACATCGGGCGCATAAGGAACATCCTATTGCGGCGGTGCAGAGTGAATATTCTTTATGGACACGTAATGTTGAAATTGCAGTGCTGGAAGCCTGTAAAGAATTGGGCACTGCACTGGTGGCATTCAGCCCACTGGCCCGGAAGTTCTTAACGAATACTTTATCTGGTCCTGAGCAACTGATGGAAGGGGATTTTCGCAGTAATATGCCGCGCTTCAGCCCAGAGATTTATGCCCGTAATCTGAAGTTGCTGGACGACTATTTACCCCTTGCTGCAGAAGCAGATTGTACACCGGGCCAGCTGGCACTCGCCTGGCTACTTAAAAAGGCCGGGCATATCGTGCCGATTCCGGGTACTGCTGTGCTTGAACATCTGGAAGAAAATATAGCGGCGGTTGATGTCACATTGAGCGATGAGCTGTTTGACCGGGTCGATGCCGTGATTAATCAGCAGACAGTGGTTGGTGAACGTTATCCAAAACAGGCTCAGTCTGAAGTAGATACAGAAAGGTTCTGA
- a CDS encoding NAD(P)/FAD-dependent oxidoreductase: MLSGVSAYPDSYYAASVEPQPQRSSLKGANEADVCIVGAGFSGLSAGLFLREQGYRVIVLESHQVGWGASGRNGGQLINGFNGGIEFLQEYFADSTMSIADLHLAGGDYLQQLMQRYQIDCDYRPGHVTVAYSRKHMQDLEAEAQLCQRYEIPGYQMLNAEQLKAYVGSEVYAGGLLDGRGGHLHPLKLALGEAAALESIGGQIYEQSSVVALEQQGSKQKVKTASGEVLADKVILCGNAYLGQLSKPLASRVMPAATQVMATEPLSEEQARTLLPANMCIADCRYILDYYRLSAGRRLLFGGGTVYGGVAPADIIGKLRPNMLKVFPQLNDVKIDYAWSGNIAITNNRHAQLGRLNDNLYFAHGYCGHGVNVTHLFGKILADAIGGETELFDRFSTVPWSGFPGGQRLRVPYSVAGSWWYGLRDRLGV; encoded by the coding sequence ATGTTGTCTGGGGTATCCGCGTATCCAGACAGTTATTACGCTGCCAGTGTTGAACCTCAACCTCAGAGGTCATCTTTAAAGGGGGCGAATGAAGCAGATGTTTGTATTGTCGGGGCAGGCTTCAGTGGATTATCGGCAGGGTTGTTTTTACGTGAGCAGGGTTATCGCGTCATAGTTCTTGAAAGCCATCAGGTTGGCTGGGGTGCCTCCGGGCGTAACGGCGGACAGCTGATTAACGGCTTTAATGGTGGCATTGAATTTCTGCAAGAATACTTTGCTGATTCCACTATGAGTATTGCTGATTTGCATTTGGCCGGTGGCGATTATTTGCAACAACTGATGCAACGTTATCAGATTGATTGCGACTACCGACCTGGTCATGTCACTGTCGCTTATAGCCGCAAACACATGCAGGATCTAGAAGCTGAAGCACAGCTTTGCCAGCGCTATGAGATTCCCGGTTATCAGATGCTGAATGCTGAGCAGTTAAAAGCATATGTGGGATCTGAAGTGTACGCAGGTGGCTTGCTGGATGGTCGGGGTGGTCACCTGCATCCGTTAAAGCTGGCGTTGGGTGAAGCCGCCGCACTGGAAAGTATTGGTGGCCAGATATATGAACAGTCATCGGTAGTGGCGCTTGAACAGCAAGGTAGTAAGCAAAAGGTTAAAACCGCTTCTGGTGAGGTACTGGCAGATAAGGTAATTCTCTGTGGTAATGCCTATCTGGGGCAGCTATCTAAGCCACTGGCAAGTCGAGTCATGCCGGCTGCGACACAGGTAATGGCAACTGAACCATTGTCAGAGGAGCAAGCCAGAACGCTATTACCGGCGAACATGTGTATCGCTGATTGCCGCTATATTCTGGATTATTACCGTTTATCAGCCGGCCGGCGTTTATTGTTTGGTGGCGGTACGGTTTATGGGGGTGTGGCACCTGCAGATATTATCGGTAAATTACGGCCCAATATGCTTAAGGTATTCCCGCAACTGAACGATGTGAAAATCGATTATGCCTGGAGTGGCAATATCGCTATTACCAATAACCGTCACGCTCAGTTAGGGCGGCTGAATGATAACCTGTATTTCGCACATGGCTATTGCGGTCATGGTGTTAATGTCACGCATTTATTTGGCAAGATCCTGGCGGATGCTATAGGTGGAGAAACAGAACTGTTTGATCGTTTCTCTACGGTGCCATGGTCTGGATTCCCCGGCGGTCAGCGTTTACGGGTGCCTTATTCTGTCGCTGGTTCCTGGTGGTATGGGTTAAGGGATCGTTTAGGGGTTTAA
- a CDS encoding response regulator has translation MERRMLLVDDDPAVVASLRRVLRQQSFELQTAASGQEALEILTEQPAQVVMSDFRMPLMNGIEFLTEVKRRWPDTARLMLSGQSDYESTEEALAAGVVDFYLAKPWDNEELLDVIEQAFQGNAKQPRTAPAQQDQPAARVAVISVDSTEKTAPAKEPDSLPAEFAPDVLDKLGQDVGADTLPSLVDIFLKDAHSRLQTLEVSAVADKSNVKHELHTLGSSTALYGLMKISALARRLETLCDTDISKVMTNLPAFIRLSRSCLKQLEEHMSASMQTEL, from the coding sequence ATGGAAAGACGGATGTTACTGGTGGATGATGATCCGGCAGTAGTGGCTTCATTACGTCGGGTGTTGCGACAGCAGAGCTTTGAGCTACAGACGGCTGCCAGTGGGCAGGAAGCTCTGGAGATACTAACTGAGCAACCTGCACAGGTAGTAATGAGTGACTTCCGTATGCCGCTGATGAACGGCATTGAATTCCTCACTGAAGTGAAACGGCGCTGGCCGGACACCGCCAGGCTGATGCTCAGTGGTCAGTCTGATTATGAAAGCACCGAAGAAGCATTAGCCGCAGGCGTGGTAGATTTTTATCTGGCAAAGCCCTGGGATAATGAAGAGCTGCTGGATGTGATTGAGCAAGCCTTTCAGGGGAATGCTAAGCAGCCTCGTACGGCACCGGCTCAGCAAGATCAGCCTGCCGCCAGAGTCGCGGTAATCTCTGTTGATTCAACTGAAAAAACTGCTCCTGCTAAAGAACCTGATAGTTTACCTGCTGAATTCGCACCGGATGTGCTGGACAAGCTTGGTCAGGACGTTGGTGCAGACACCTTACCTTCACTGGTCGATATATTCCTGAAAGATGCCCACAGCCGCTTACAAACGCTGGAGGTAAGCGCGGTGGCAGATAAAAGTAATGTAAAGCATGAGCTGCATACACTGGGAAGCAGTACTGCGTTATACGGCCTTATGAAAATCTCTGCGTTAGCCCGGCGTCTGGAAACCTTGTGCGACACGGATATCAGCAAGGTAATGACGAATCTGCCTGCCTTTATTCGGTTAAGCCGAAGTTGTTTAAAGCAACTGGAAGAGCACATGTCAGCATCTATGCAAACCGAGCTGTAA